GTGCGCGAGGAGCCCCATGCCGATGCCCCGCTGGCGCCGGCGCCGGCCGCGCTGGCGCACGCCCCCGTCACCATCGTCGAGCCGCAGCCGAGCGAGCCGGCGCCCAGCACCCGCGTGGTCAAGGAGCGGCAAAAGCCCCTGTTCACCGAGATCCAGGACAACGCCCTGCCGCAGGTGGACCTGCTGGACGCGGCCCAGGCGCGCCAGGAAAGCGTGTCCGCCGATACCCTGGAGATGACCAGCCGCCTGATCGAGAAGAAGCTGGGCGACTTCGGCGTGGAGGTGGTCGTGGTGGCCGCCGCGCCCGGCCCGGTCATCACGCGCTACGAGATCGAGCCGGCCACGGGCGTCAAGGGCTCGCAGATCGTCAACCTGGCCAAGGACCTGGCGCGCTCGCTGTCGCTGGTGTCCATCCGTGTGGTCGAGACCATCCCGGGCAAGACCACCATGGCGCTGGAGTTGCCCAACGCCCGGCGCCAGACCATCCGGTTGTCGGAAGTCCTGGGCTCGCAGGTCTATCACGACGCCAAGAGCATGCTCACCGTGGGCCTGGGCAAGGACATCGTGGGCGCGCCCGTGGTGGCCGACCTGGCCAAGATGCCGCACTGCCTGGTGGCAGGCACCACCGGCTCGGGCAAGTCGGTGGGCATCAACGCCATGATCCTGAGCCTGCTGTACAAGGCCGAGGCGCGCGACGTGCGCCTGCTGATGATCGACCCCAAGATGCTGGAAATGTCGGTCTATGAAGGCATCCCGCACCTGCTGGCGCCCGTGGTCACCGACATGAAGCAAGCCGCCCACGGCCTGAACTGGTGCGTGGCCGAGATGGAGCGGCGCTATAAGCTGATGAGCAAGCTGGGCGTGCGCAACCTGGCGGGCTACAACACCAAGATCGACGAAGCCAAGGCGCGCGAGGAGTTCATCCCCAACCCCTTCAGCCTGACGCCCGAAGAGCCCGAGCCATTGGCGCGCCTGCCGCACATCGTGGTCGTCATCGACGAGCTGGCCGACCTGATGATGGTGGTGGGCAAGAAGATCGAGGAATTGATCGCCCGCCTGGCGCAAAAGGCCCGCGCCGCCGGCATCCATCTCATCTTGGCGACCCAGCGGCCCAGCGTGGATGTGATCACCGGCCTGATCAAGGCCAACATCCCCACGCGCATCGCCTTCCAGGTCTCAAGCAAGATCGACAGCCGCACCATCCTCGACCAGATGGGCGCCGAGGCCCTGCTGGGCATGGGCGACATGCTCTACATGGCCAGCGGCACGGGGCTGCCGGTGCGGGTGCACGGCGCCTTCGTGTCGGACGAGGAAGTGCACCGCGTCGTCAACTACCTCAAGAGCCAGGGGGAGCCGGACTACATCGACGGGGTGCTGGAGGGCGGTACCGTCGAGGGCGACGACAGCGGCTTCGGGCCCGACGGCGAAGGCGGCAGCGGGGGTGAAAAGGATCCCATGTACGACCAGGCCGTGGAGGTGGTGCTGAAAGACCGCAAGGCCAGCATCTCCTACGTCCAGCGCAAGCTGCGCATCGGCTACAACCGTTCGGCGCGGCTGCTGGAGGACATGGAGAACGCCGGCCTGGTCAGCGCCCTCACCAGCAACGGCCAGCGCGAAGTGCTTGTCCCTTCCCGTAGCGAATAGGACCCAGGGTTGTGAAGAAACTTCTTACTACTGTTTTGATAGCTGCCAGCGCCCAGTGGGCCTGGGCTGACGGCCTTTCCAGCCTGGAAGGCTTCATGAAGGCCGCCAGAAGCGGCAGCGCGCAGTTCACGCAGACGGTGACCGCGCCCCCGAAGGACGGCCAGAGCGCGCGCAGCAAGACCAGCAGCGGCACTTTCGACTTCCAGCGGCCGGGGCACTTTCGCTTCATCTACCAAAAGCCGTTCGAGCAGACCATCGTGGCCGACGGCAAGACGCTGTGGCTGTATGACGCCGACCTGAACCAGGTCACCCAGCGTGCGCAGGACAAGGCGCTCGGCTCCACGCCCGCCGCGCTGCTGGCCTCCGCGCCCGACTTGGCGGCGCTGCGGGCCGACTTCACGCTGGAATCCGCCCCTGACCAGGACGGCCTGCAATGGGTGTTGGCCAGCCCCAAGGCGCGCGACGGCCAGCTCAAGAGCGTGCGCGTGGGCTTTAACGGCGAGACGCTGGCGGCGCTGGACATCCTGGACAGCTTTGGCCAGCGCTCGCTGATCCGCTTTACCGGCATGAAGATCAACCCCGCCCTGGCGGCCGACACCTTCACCTTCAAGCCGCCCGCCGGGGCGGATGTGCTGCAGCAGTAGCGCTTCTGTTTTAATAGCTACCAGCGCTTGCCCGGCGGGCGCTAGATCCCGATTTGGCTGGTATTTTGGGTGAGCGCCGCGGCCACCCGCTCCCGCACGCCCGGCAGCCATTCGGCCTCGAACCACGGGTTGTGCTTGAGCCAGCCGTTGTTGCGCGGGCTGGGGTGGGGCAGGGCGATCACCGGGCTGCCCGGGGCGCCGCTGGCACGCACGGTGTCGGCCAGTGGCCGGCCGCGGCTGCCCGGCAGGTGCCAGCCAATGGCGTACTGGCCCACGGCCACCGTCAGCGCAATGTGCGGCAGCTGCGCCAGCAGCGGTGCGCGCCAGGTGGGCGCGCACTCGGGGCGCGGCGGCGCGTCGCCCGAGGCGCCCTTGCCCGGGTAGCAAAAGCCCATGGGCACGATGGCCACGCGCCCCGGGTCATAGAACACCTCGCGCGGCAGCTGCAGCCAGTCGCGCAGCCGCTCGCCGCTGGCGTCGTCGAACGGCACGCCCGAGGCATGCACCTTGCGCCCCGGCGCCTGGCTGGCAATCAGGATGCGCGCGCCCGTGCCCGCCTGCAGCACCGGGCGCGGGCCCAGCGGCAAGAAGGGCGCGCACAGCGTGCACTGGCGCGCGCGGTGCAGCAGGTCGTCCAGGGGCAGCAGGGGGTGCGCAGCGGGTTGTCTTCGAGTCGCCATGGGGTGTTTTCAGTCTTCGCGGATGTGCGCGCCGGCCTGCGCCAGCAGCTCGCGCAGCAGGGATCGGTGGCAGCGGGCCTCGTTCTCGCAGTAGCAGCCGACCGAAAAGTGAGCCTGCCTGGACAGCTGGGCCAGCGTGTCGATCAGGTGGCGCTGCCCGGGCTCGGCCATCTCGCGGCGGTAGCGGCGGGCGAACGCCGCCCAGGCAGCGTCATCGTGCGCGGCCAGCGCCTGCTTCACGGCCTCGGCGCTGGGCGCCAGGTTGGGCAGCCAGGCGTCATACCAGTCCTGTGCGGCGAACTGCGCGCGCGGCACGCCGCGCGGGGGCCGGCGCACGGTGCCGATGCGCGTGCCCTCGCCCGGCGCACGCGGGCTGCCCAGGCGGACGATGCGAACTGGCATGGAAGGAGACTCTTTCGTCGGTTGCCCCGAAAGGGCGAAAGCCAACCCGCATCATAGGAACGCGGCCGCGCCAGCCGGGCCGCGGCAGGCGAAGCCGCTACGATCGGTGCTGCTTTTGCAGGTCGCGCCCGCCATGAAGTCTTCTCCCCCCGCCGCCGTTCACCAGCCCCTGGCCGAGCGCCTGCGCCCACGCAGCCTGGGCGAGGTGATCGGCCAGCAGCACATCCTGGGGCCGGGCATGCCGCTGCGCCTGGCGTTCGAATCGGGCCGCCCGCACAGCTGCATCCTGTGGGGCCCGCCGGGGGTGGGCAAGACCACCATCGCCCAGCTGATGGCCGAGGCGTTCGACGCGCAGTTCATCAGCATCAGCGCCGTGCTGGGCGGCGTCAAGGAGATCCGCGAGGCCGTGCAGCTGGCCGAGGCGGCGCGTGACGGCCTGATGCGCCAAGGCACCATCGTGTTTGTCGACGAGGTGCACCGCTTCAACAAGAGCCAGCAGGACGCCTTCTTGCCGCACGTGGAAAGCGGCCTGTTCACCTTCGTGGGCGCGACCACCGAGAATCCGTCGTTCGAGGTCAACTCCGCCCTGCTGTCGCGCGCCACGGTGTATGTGCTGCAGCCGCTGACGACCGATGATTTGAAGCAAATAGTGGCCAAAGCCCAGGCCAGTCAAGCGGTGCCAGCTATCGAAGATGAAGCACTGGAGCGCCTGGTGGCCTATGCCGATGGCGACGCGCGGCGCCTGCTGAACACGCTGGAGACGCTGGCCATCACCGCCGCGCAGGCGGGCCTGGAGCGCATCGCCGACGACTGGCTGCTCAAGGTGCTGGGCCAGCAGGTGCGCCGCTATGACAAGGGCGGCGAGCAGTTCTACGACACCATCAGCGCACTGCACAAGTCGGTGCGCGGCTCCGACCCGGACGCGGCGCTGTACTGGCTGGTGCGCATGCTGGACGGCGGGGCCGACCCGCGCTACCTGTCGCGGCGCATCGTGCGCATGGCCTGGGAGGACATCGGCCTGGCCGACCCCAGGGCGCTGCAGATCGTGGGCGACGCGGCGCAGACCTACGAGCGCCTGGGCTCGCCCGAGGGCGAACTGGCCCTGGCCCAGGCCGTCCTCTACCTGGCCGTGGCGCCCAAGAGCAACGCCGGCTACGCGGCCTACAACAAGGCGCGCGCCTTGGTGAAGGAAGGCGCCAGCCTGCCCGTGCCGCTGCACCTGCGCAACGCCCCCACGACACTCATGAAGCAGCTGGACTACGGCCGCGGCTACCGCTACGCGCATGACGAGGACGGGGGCTTTGCCGCCGGCGAGTCCTACCTTCCCGAGGGCATGCAGCCGCCCGGCTTCTACCAGCCCGTGCCGCGCGGGCTCGAGATCCAGATCGGCCAGAAGATGCAGGAGCTGCGCGAGCGCAACGCCGCGGCCCGCGCGGACGGGCTGGCGCCGGCGGACTGAAACGCCGCCGCCCGCAGCCGGCGCGGGCTGCGCTGGGAATAAGCGCATACCCTGCATTGCGCATGAGCATCAGTATTTCTAATGGTGTGGATGCTTGCCTGATGGGCCCCGCCTTCAAGGGAAAACCCCGCCGGAGTGGCACCCCGGCGTTCATCAAAGCCGTGACAAAATTTCACCCACAAGACCCGCGCGGCACCTAGCCGCCGGGTTTTTTAGTAAGGAAACGCTGAATTTGTCCCCGTGGCAGCAGGCGTGGACTTGACCGGCAGGCGGCCCACAAGGCTGAGCCAGACAGGGGTTGCCCGCCGGGCACATGCGTCACTCACGAAGGACCGAAGGACTCAACTTATGGACATACTGCTGCAACAGATCATCAACGGTCTGGTCCTGGGCAGCATGTACGCCTTGATAGCCCTGGGCTATACCATGGTGTACGGCATCATCCAGCTCATCAACTTCGCGCACGGCGAGGTGCTCATGATCGGGGCGCTCACCAGCTGGAGCTGCATCGGCCTGATGCGGGACGCCATGCCCGGCGCGCCCGGCTGGGTCATCCTGCTGCTGGCCACCATCATTGCCTGCTTCGTGGCGGCGGTGCTCAACTACACCATCGAGAAGGTCGCCTACCGGCCGCTGCGCAACAGCCCGCGACTCGCCCCCTTGATCACCGCCATCGGCATGTCGCTGCTGCTGCAGACGCTGGCCATGATCATCTGGAAGCCCAACTACAAGCCTTATCCCACGCTGCTGCCGTCCACGCCCTTCGAGGTCGGCGGCGCGGTGATCACCACCACCCAGGTGCTGATCCTGAGCGTGACGGTGATCGCGCTGGCGGCCATGGTCTATCTGGTCAGCTACACCCGGCTGGGCCGCGCCATGCGGGCCACGGCCGAGAACCCGCGCGTGGCGGCGCTGATGGGCGTCAAGCCCGACATGGTGATCTCCGCCACCTTCATCATCGGCGCCGTGCTGGCGGCCATCGCCGGCATCATGTACGCCTCCAACTACGGCACGGCCCAGCACACCATGGGCTTCCTGCCGGGCCTCAAGGCCTTCACGGCCGCGGTGTTCGGCGGCATCGGCAACCTCACGGGCGCCGTGGTGGGCGGCATCCTGCTGGGCCTGATCGAGGCCATCGGCTCGGGCTACATCGGCCAGCTCACCGGCGGCGTGCTGGGCAGCCACTACACCGACATCTTCGCCTTCATCGTGCTGATCATCATCCTCACGCTGCGCCCCTCGGGCCTGCTGGGCGAGCGCGTGGCAGACCGGGCGTAACGAGGGCAGGAACATCACCATGAAAAATCACAAGATCCAATGGGTCCTGGGCGCCGTCGCGCTGCTCGTGCTGCCCCTGATCCTGCAGTACTTCGGCAACGCCTGGGTGCGCATCGCCGACCTGGCGCTGCTGTACGTCATGCTGGCCCTGGGCCTGAACATCGTGGTGGGCTACGCCGGCCTGCTCGACTTAGGGTACGTTGCCTTCTACGCCGTGGGTGCCTACATGTTCGGCCTGCTGGCCTCGCCCCATCTGGCCGACAACTTCGCCTGGTTCGCAGCGCACTTCCCCGAGGGGCTGCACATGTCGCTGTGGATGGTGATACCGCTGGCCCTGGTGCTGGCGGCCATCACCGGCGTGCTGCTGGGCATCCCGGTGCTCAAGTTGCGCGGCGACTACCTGGCCATCGTGACGCTGGGCTTTGGCGAGATCATCCGCATCTTCCTGAACAACCTGGACCACCCGGTCAACATCACCAACGGCCCCAAGGGCCTGGGGCAGATCGACTCGGTCAAGATCTTCGGGCTGGACTTCGGGCGGCGGCTGGAGCTTTTTGGCTTCGACATCAGCTCCGTCACGCTGTACTACTACCTGTTCCTGGCGCTGGTGCTGGTCACCATCGTGGTCTGCTACCGCCTGCAGGATTCGCGCATCGGCCGCGCCTGGATGGCGATTCGCGAGGACGAGATCGCCGCCAAGGCCATGGGCATCAACACCCGCAACATGAAGCTGCTGGCCTTCGGCATGGGCGCCTCGTTTGGCGGCGTGGCGGGCAGCATGTTCGCGGCCTTCCAGGGCTTCGTCTCGCCCGAGTCCTTCAGCCTGATGGAGTCGGTGATGATCGTTGCCATGGTGGTGCTGGGCGGCATCGGCCACATCCCCGGCGTGATTCTGGGCGCCGTGCTGCTGTCGGCCCTGCCCGAGGTGCTGCGCTACGTGGCCGGCCCGCTGCAGGCCATGACGGACGGCCGGCTGGATGCCTCCATCCTGCGCCAGCTCCTGATCGCCCTGGCCATGATCATCGTCATGCTGCTGCGCCCGCGCGGCCTGTGGCCGGCGCCCGAGCACGGCAAGAGCCTGGCGCAGAAGTCCTGAACCCCACCGAGATCGCAGTCACAACATGGCAGATACAGCAGATAAAGAAGTGGTGCTCAAGGTCGCGGGCATTTCCAAGCGCTTTGGCGGCCTGCAGGCACTGTCCGACGTGGGCATCACCATCCGCCGCGGGCAGGTCTATGGCCTGATCGGACCCAACGGCGCGGGCAAGACCACCTTCTTCAACGTGATCACCGGGCTGTACACGCCCGACGCCGGCAGCTTCGAGCTGGCCGGCCAGCCCTACGAGCCGCGCGCCGTGCACCTGGTGGCCAAGGCCGGCATCGCCCGCACCTTCCAGAACATCCGGCTCTTCGCCGAGATGACGGCGCTGGAGAACGTGATGGTGGGGCGGCACATCCGCACCCGCTCCGGCCTGGCCGGGGCGATCTTTCGCACCAAGGGCTTTGTGCAGGAGGAAGCGGCCATCGCCCAGCGCGCCCAGGAGCTGCTGGACTATGTCGGCATCGGCAAGTACGCCGACTACAAGGCGCGAACGCTGTCCTATGGCGACCAGCGCCGCCTGGAGATCGCCCGGGCCCTGGCCACCGACCCGCAGCTGATCGCCCTGGACGAGCCGGCCGCCGGCATGAACGCCACCGAGAAGGTGCAGCTGCGCGAGCTGATCGACCGCATCCGCAACGACGACCGCACCATCTTGCTGATCGAGCACGACGTGAAGCTGGTCATGGGGCTGTGCGACCGCGTCACGGTGCTGGACTACGGCAAGCAGATCGCCGAGGGCACGCCGGCCGACGTGCAGAAGAACGAGAAGGTGATCGAGGCTTACCTCGGCACCGGAGGACACTGAGGAAATGGCTCACATGGCAGAACAATCCAAGCAGGTGCTGCTGCAGGTCAAGGGCCTGAAAGTGGCCTACGGCGGCATCCAGGCCGTCAAGGGCGTGGACCTGGAAGTGCGCGAGGGCGAGCTGGTCACGCTGATCGGCTCCAACGGCGCCGGCAAGACCACCACCATGAAGGCCATCACCGGCACCCAGGGCATGAACGATGGCGACATCGAGTACCTGGGCCAGAGCATCCGCGGCAAGGGTGCTTGGGACCTGGTGCGCAGCGGCCTGGTGATGGTGCCCGAGGGCCGCGGCGTGTTCGCGCGCATGACCATCACCGAGAACCTGCTGATGGGCGCCTACACGCGCAATGACAAGGCCGGCATCGCCGCCGATGTGGAGAAGATGTTCAACATCTTCCCGCGCCTGCGCGAGCGCAAGGACCAGCTGGCCGGCACCATGAGCGGCGGCGAACAGCAGATGCTGGCCATGGGCCGCGCGCTGATGAGCCAGCCCCGGGTGCTGCTGCTGGACGAGCCCTCCATGGGCCTGTCGCCCATCATGGTGGACAAGATCTTCGAGGTGGTGCGCGACGTGTACGCCCTGGGCGTGACCGTCGTGCTGGTGGAGCAAAACGCCAGCCGCGCCCTGGCGATTGCCGACCGCGGCTACGTCATGGAGTCCGGCCTGATCACCATGACCGGTGCGGGCCAGCAGCTGCTGAGCGACCCGCGCGTGCGCGCCGCCTACCTGGGCGAGTAGGCCGGGGCAGGGGACATTTTTTGGGGAACTGGCGCATCAGAAACGCCAGGCTTGGCCCCGCTAAGGCGGGGCTTTTTTCCGTCCGCTTGCTTCTGTATTCATAGCTGCCAGCGCTTGACTGTATTGG
The DNA window shown above is from Pulveribacter suum and carries:
- a CDS encoding ABC transporter ATP-binding protein; protein product: MADTADKEVVLKVAGISKRFGGLQALSDVGITIRRGQVYGLIGPNGAGKTTFFNVITGLYTPDAGSFELAGQPYEPRAVHLVAKAGIARTFQNIRLFAEMTALENVMVGRHIRTRSGLAGAIFRTKGFVQEEAAIAQRAQELLDYVGIGKYADYKARTLSYGDQRRLEIARALATDPQLIALDEPAAGMNATEKVQLRELIDRIRNDDRTILLIEHDVKLVMGLCDRVTVLDYGKQIAEGTPADVQKNEKVIEAYLGTGGH
- a CDS encoding ABC transporter ATP-binding protein, whose protein sequence is MAEQSKQVLLQVKGLKVAYGGIQAVKGVDLEVREGELVTLIGSNGAGKTTTMKAITGTQGMNDGDIEYLGQSIRGKGAWDLVRSGLVMVPEGRGVFARMTITENLLMGAYTRNDKAGIAADVEKMFNIFPRLRERKDQLAGTMSGGEQQMLAMGRALMSQPRVLLLDEPSMGLSPIMVDKIFEVVRDVYALGVTVVLVEQNASRALAIADRGYVMESGLITMTGAGQQLLSDPRVRAAYLGE
- a CDS encoding replication-associated recombination protein A, whose protein sequence is MKSSPPAAVHQPLAERLRPRSLGEVIGQQHILGPGMPLRLAFESGRPHSCILWGPPGVGKTTIAQLMAEAFDAQFISISAVLGGVKEIREAVQLAEAARDGLMRQGTIVFVDEVHRFNKSQQDAFLPHVESGLFTFVGATTENPSFEVNSALLSRATVYVLQPLTTDDLKQIVAKAQASQAVPAIEDEALERLVAYADGDARRLLNTLETLAITAAQAGLERIADDWLLKVLGQQVRRYDKGGEQFYDTISALHKSVRGSDPDAALYWLVRMLDGGADPRYLSRRIVRMAWEDIGLADPRALQIVGDAAQTYERLGSPEGELALAQAVLYLAVAPKSNAGYAAYNKARALVKEGASLPVPLHLRNAPTTLMKQLDYGRGYRYAHDEDGGFAAGESYLPEGMQPPGFYQPVPRGLEIQIGQKMQELRERNAAARADGLAPAD
- a CDS encoding DUF488 domain-containing protein produces the protein MPVRIVRLGSPRAPGEGTRIGTVRRPPRGVPRAQFAAQDWYDAWLPNLAPSAEAVKQALAAHDDAAWAAFARRYRREMAEPGQRHLIDTLAQLSRQAHFSVGCYCENEARCHRSLLRELLAQAGAHIRED
- a CDS encoding uracil-DNA glycosylase family protein; this translates as MATRRQPAAHPLLPLDDLLHRARQCTLCAPFLPLGPRPVLQAGTGARILIASQAPGRKVHASGVPFDDASGERLRDWLQLPREVFYDPGRVAIVPMGFCYPGKGASGDAPPRPECAPTWRAPLLAQLPHIALTVAVGQYAIGWHLPGSRGRPLADTVRASGAPGSPVIALPHPSPRNNGWLKHNPWFEAEWLPGVRERVAAALTQNTSQIGI
- a CDS encoding DNA translocase FtsK: MTYSLNTLNATSQAKGAGRGGVARFGHELSLIAGLLALVFWLLSLASFSPQDAAWSTTGVPEHAAVANWVGRLGAWAADASYFTLGFSVWWAVAAAVHAWLASLAHWMRGGQHAGGAAPSHPWLRRSLYWLGLVLLLCASCALEWSRLYRFEGLLPGHAGGVLGYLMGPLAVKWLGFTGSGLAGVVLVVLGAGLVFHFSWGLLAERLGGRIDAVVQAGRARRERVRDAAVGRRAARERQGPAVREEPHADAPLAPAPAALAHAPVTIVEPQPSEPAPSTRVVKERQKPLFTEIQDNALPQVDLLDAAQARQESVSADTLEMTSRLIEKKLGDFGVEVVVVAAAPGPVITRYEIEPATGVKGSQIVNLAKDLARSLSLVSIRVVETIPGKTTMALELPNARRQTIRLSEVLGSQVYHDAKSMLTVGLGKDIVGAPVVADLAKMPHCLVAGTTGSGKSVGINAMILSLLYKAEARDVRLLMIDPKMLEMSVYEGIPHLLAPVVTDMKQAAHGLNWCVAEMERRYKLMSKLGVRNLAGYNTKIDEAKAREEFIPNPFSLTPEEPEPLARLPHIVVVIDELADLMMVVGKKIEELIARLAQKARAAGIHLILATQRPSVDVITGLIKANIPTRIAFQVSSKIDSRTILDQMGAEALLGMGDMLYMASGTGLPVRVHGAFVSDEEVHRVVNYLKSQGEPDYIDGVLEGGTVEGDDSGFGPDGEGGSGGEKDPMYDQAVEVVLKDRKASISYVQRKLRIGYNRSARLLEDMENAGLVSALTSNGQREVLVPSRSE
- a CDS encoding ABC transporter permease subunit; this encodes MKNHKIQWVLGAVALLVLPLILQYFGNAWVRIADLALLYVMLALGLNIVVGYAGLLDLGYVAFYAVGAYMFGLLASPHLADNFAWFAAHFPEGLHMSLWMVIPLALVLAAITGVLLGIPVLKLRGDYLAIVTLGFGEIIRIFLNNLDHPVNITNGPKGLGQIDSVKIFGLDFGRRLELFGFDISSVTLYYYLFLALVLVTIVVCYRLQDSRIGRAWMAIREDEIAAKAMGINTRNMKLLAFGMGASFGGVAGSMFAAFQGFVSPESFSLMESVMIVAMVVLGGIGHIPGVILGAVLLSALPEVLRYVAGPLQAMTDGRLDASILRQLLIALAMIIVMLLRPRGLWPAPEHGKSLAQKS
- the lolA gene encoding outer membrane lipoprotein chaperone LolA gives rise to the protein MKKLLTTVLIAASAQWAWADGLSSLEGFMKAARSGSAQFTQTVTAPPKDGQSARSKTSSGTFDFQRPGHFRFIYQKPFEQTIVADGKTLWLYDADLNQVTQRAQDKALGSTPAALLASAPDLAALRADFTLESAPDQDGLQWVLASPKARDGQLKSVRVGFNGETLAALDILDSFGQRSLIRFTGMKINPALAADTFTFKPPAGADVLQQ
- a CDS encoding branched-chain amino acid ABC transporter permease; the protein is MDILLQQIINGLVLGSMYALIALGYTMVYGIIQLINFAHGEVLMIGALTSWSCIGLMRDAMPGAPGWVILLLATIIACFVAAVLNYTIEKVAYRPLRNSPRLAPLITAIGMSLLLQTLAMIIWKPNYKPYPTLLPSTPFEVGGAVITTTQVLILSVTVIALAAMVYLVSYTRLGRAMRATAENPRVAALMGVKPDMVISATFIIGAVLAAIAGIMYASNYGTAQHTMGFLPGLKAFTAAVFGGIGNLTGAVVGGILLGLIEAIGSGYIGQLTGGVLGSHYTDIFAFIVLIIILTLRPSGLLGERVADRA